A DNA window from Streptomyces sp. CA-278952 contains the following coding sequences:
- a CDS encoding 4'-phosphopantetheinyl transferase family protein encodes MTHDLKWSDAPPGEVLDPVGIWIVRAPAGQLLTPGEDPPDWLDEKERGRLASIPQQTGRDAYAFTHWALRSVLGSSLGCSPRSVGFLRQPCPGCGGAHGRPAIRDPDPDGEAPEFSMSHSGDHVAIAVAEATIGIDIESWPTPESVAGYLPFLHPKEQQWLGGRPEDELVRDFARLWTRKEAMAKATGQGMAAVMNRLDLTGQPLGWRVRQLLAPPGYEASFAVPASVHVAVTVHEELPEPMPIPEPMPTPVPA; translated from the coding sequence ATGACACACGACCTCAAGTGGTCCGACGCGCCTCCGGGAGAAGTCCTCGATCCGGTCGGCATCTGGATCGTCCGGGCTCCGGCCGGACAGCTCCTCACGCCCGGCGAGGACCCGCCCGACTGGCTGGACGAGAAGGAGCGCGGCCGGCTGGCCTCGATACCGCAGCAGACGGGCCGGGATGCCTACGCCTTCACCCACTGGGCGTTGCGGAGCGTTCTCGGCTCCTCGCTCGGCTGCTCCCCCAGGAGCGTCGGCTTTCTGCGGCAGCCGTGTCCCGGCTGCGGCGGGGCGCACGGAAGACCGGCCATCCGCGATCCGGACCCGGACGGCGAGGCACCGGAGTTCTCGATGTCGCACAGCGGGGACCACGTCGCCATCGCGGTCGCCGAGGCCACCATCGGCATCGACATCGAGTCCTGGCCGACCCCGGAATCCGTCGCCGGGTATCTGCCGTTCCTCCATCCGAAGGAACAGCAGTGGCTGGGCGGTCGCCCGGAAGACGAACTGGTCCGGGACTTCGCCCGCCTGTGGACCCGTAAGGAGGCCATGGCCAAGGCGACGGGACAGGGCATGGCCGCCGTCATGAACCGGCTGGATCTCACCGGCCAGCCGCTCGGCTGGCGGGTGCGGCAGCTGCTCGCACCTCCCGGGTACGAGGCCAGCTTCGCGGTCCCGGCCTCGGTGCACGTCGCGGTCACGGTGCACGAGGAGCTTCCGGAGCCGATGCCGATACCGGAGCCGATGCCGACGCCGGTGCCGGCCTGA
- a CDS encoding HAD family phosphatase, translated as MISLRLAALNIDGVLLNDTFSPVIHHFIVSRGGTYSAELERSIFSQPQHIAGRLLSAAVGGGMTGEEALAAYFEDRAAHLDRHPVTITPGARDLLVRLRGAGLRTVCYGGLSKDHFDRHLGSYADLFDGPGYVCTNDIRPGLKEISEDVFGLRPGQSLFVDDVARVADVARELGTAFVGHPSSFVHSHQRALMREAGVRHVISGLDALDDELLHRIDREMSSEEFWRSPLSAVGPARCA; from the coding sequence ATGATCTCCCTGCGCCTGGCCGCCCTGAACATCGACGGTGTCCTGCTCAACGACACCTTCAGCCCGGTCATCCACCACTTCATCGTCAGCAGAGGCGGTACGTACTCCGCCGAGCTGGAGCGATCGATCTTCTCCCAGCCGCAGCACATCGCCGGTCGGCTGCTCTCGGCCGCCGTGGGTGGCGGCATGACGGGTGAGGAGGCGCTCGCCGCGTACTTCGAGGACCGCGCCGCCCACCTCGACCGCCACCCGGTCACGATCACGCCGGGCGCGCGTGACCTGCTCGTCCGGCTGCGGGGCGCGGGCCTGCGCACGGTCTGCTACGGCGGTCTGAGCAAGGACCACTTCGACCGCCATCTGGGGTCGTACGCCGACCTGTTCGACGGGCCCGGCTACGTCTGCACCAACGACATCCGACCCGGCCTCAAGGAGATATCCGAGGACGTGTTCGGGCTCCGTCCCGGCCAGTCCCTCTTCGTCGACGACGTCGCCCGGGTCGCCGACGTGGCCCGCGAGCTCGGCACCGCCTTCGTCGGCCACCCCTCCTCCTTCGTCCACAGCCACCAGCGCGCTCTGATGCGGGAGGCGGGCGTACGCCACGTGATCAGCGGTCTCGACGCGCTCGACGACGAGCTGCTGCACCGGATCGACCGGGAGATGAGCTCGGAGGAGTTCTGGAGATCGCCCCTGTCCGCGGTCGGCCCGGCCCGGTGCGCGTGA
- a CDS encoding ectoine synthase, giving the protein MIVRSLSDVPAIEWGSGTSHRLLTEADGMGFTVCETLVRQGTSSALQYLGHLEACYCIGGSGEVVTVDGDHHKITTGTIYALDKNDAHHLIASDDEDLLLVSVFSPALRGDEKHSLSEDGFSRY; this is encoded by the coding sequence ATGATCGTCCGTTCTCTCTCCGACGTCCCCGCGATCGAGTGGGGCAGCGGCACCAGCCACCGCCTGCTCACCGAGGCCGACGGCATGGGCTTCACGGTCTGCGAAACGCTGGTCCGCCAGGGCACGTCGAGCGCGTTGCAGTACCTCGGCCACCTGGAGGCCTGCTACTGCATAGGCGGATCGGGCGAGGTCGTCACCGTGGACGGCGACCACCACAAGATCACGACCGGGACCATCTACGCCCTGGACAAGAACGACGCCCACCACCTGATCGCCTCCGACGACGAGGACCTTCTCCTCGTCTCCGTCTTCAGCCCGGCGCTGCGTGGCGACGAGAAGCACTCGCTCTCCGAGGACGGCTTCTCCCGCTACTGA
- a CDS encoding maleate cis-trans isomerase family protein has protein sequence MTQFQAREDGWGAVARVGVVVPHADVGPESELQAMAPSDVFIHGSRVHFGAMRPGGEMDPKIPHDPVRAFIDPPFIDDAVELLAASPLDSIALGFTSSAYVLGADGEQKLFERLAERTRGIPLTGTTHAAAAGFHALGAERIALVNPPWFDDELSALGASYFGERGFDVVHHAPCGLPSNQKLITPEALVKWIETAVAPQRPQAVLVAGNGIRAVGTIGGLEERLGFPVLTANQVLFWHALHAAGASEAAARITDYGALFGVRPEGAARGVAVGAAR, from the coding sequence ATGACGCAGTTCCAGGCCCGCGAGGACGGCTGGGGCGCGGTCGCCCGCGTCGGCGTCGTCGTTCCGCACGCGGACGTCGGGCCCGAGTCCGAGCTTCAGGCGATGGCGCCGAGCGACGTCTTCATCCACGGTTCGCGCGTCCACTTCGGGGCGATGCGCCCCGGTGGGGAGATGGACCCGAAGATCCCGCACGACCCGGTGCGCGCCTTCATCGACCCGCCCTTCATCGACGACGCCGTCGAGCTGCTCGCCGCCTCCCCGCTGGACTCCATCGCCCTGGGGTTCACCAGCTCCGCCTACGTCCTGGGCGCCGACGGTGAACAGAAGCTGTTCGAGCGGCTGGCCGAGCGGACCCGCGGCATCCCGCTCACCGGCACGACCCACGCCGCCGCGGCCGGCTTCCACGCCCTGGGCGCGGAGCGGATCGCCCTGGTCAACCCGCCCTGGTTCGACGACGAGTTGTCGGCGCTGGGTGCCTCGTACTTCGGCGAGCGCGGCTTCGACGTGGTCCACCACGCCCCCTGCGGCCTGCCCAGCAACCAGAAGCTGATCACTCCGGAGGCGCTGGTGAAGTGGATCGAGACCGCCGTCGCCCCGCAGCGGCCGCAGGCGGTTCTGGTCGCCGGCAACGGCATCCGCGCCGTGGGGACCATCGGGGGTCTGGAGGAGCGCCTCGGGTTTCCCGTGCTCACCGCGAACCAGGTGCTGTTCTGGCACGCGCTGCACGCCGCGGGCGCAAGCGAGGCGGCCGCGCGGATCACCGATTACGGCGCCCTGTTCGGCGTCCGCCCCGAGGGTGCGGCCAGAGGCGTCGCCGTGGGGGCGGCCCGATGA
- a CDS encoding DUF6253 family protein, which yields MSLLPAYGYQAAVQETCDTPEYHLPLVCWHDDGTGVRGMVLYRGALRPAEQVPGFRRYLASEDLEQYASTGPWPLLAATA from the coding sequence ATGAGCCTGCTGCCCGCGTACGGCTACCAAGCCGCCGTGCAGGAGACCTGCGACACGCCGGAGTACCACCTCCCGCTCGTGTGCTGGCACGACGACGGGACGGGTGTGCGCGGCATGGTGCTGTACCGCGGAGCGCTCCGCCCGGCGGAGCAGGTGCCGGGGTTCCGGCGCTATCTCGCCTCCGAGGACCTGGAGCAGTACGCCTCGACCGGCCCGTGGCCGCTGCTCGCAGCAACCGCCTGA
- a CDS encoding acyl carrier protein, whose product MSTVTNDPIRAYIVNEFLAGEDAEDLTDDFDLIESTVVNSLGLVRLISWISETYSIPVDDIPLEPAAYRTLADIRGFVSKAAPAAV is encoded by the coding sequence ATGAGCACCGTCACCAACGACCCGATCCGCGCCTACATCGTCAACGAGTTCCTCGCCGGTGAGGACGCCGAGGACCTGACCGACGACTTCGACCTCATCGAGAGCACCGTCGTGAACAGCCTCGGCCTGGTCCGCCTCATCTCCTGGATATCCGAGACGTACAGCATCCCCGTCGACGACATCCCGCTGGAGCCGGCCGCCTACCGCACGCTCGCGGACATCCGCGGCTTCGTCAGCAAGGCCGCCCCGGCCGCGGTCTGA
- a CDS encoding transglutaminase-like domain-containing protein: MTDTLAPTLSEQQTADAAAAQPDADDLARLTAATDFLDHEHASVKAFVDKALDGIDRETATQVDLAVALYYAVRDGIHYEVYGADLSPEGLRASSIIAGGMGFCLHKSVLYAACCRAVGIPARLHYSDVRNHLASDRLRSYIGGDVFFHGLATVYLEGRWLQVTPVFNKLLCRLYGMTPLEFDGRSDSLYHPFDAQGRQSMEFLTDHGDFDDVPYAFVMATMRRKHPKFLAEGGTGTVSGGSLADEAA; this comes from the coding sequence ATGACCGACACCCTGGCCCCCACCCTGTCCGAGCAGCAGACCGCCGACGCCGCGGCCGCCCAGCCGGACGCCGACGACCTCGCCCGCCTCACGGCGGCCACCGACTTCCTCGACCACGAACACGCGAGCGTCAAGGCCTTCGTCGACAAGGCCCTGGACGGGATCGACCGCGAGACCGCCACCCAGGTCGACCTCGCCGTCGCCCTCTACTACGCGGTGCGCGACGGCATCCACTACGAGGTCTACGGCGCCGACCTGTCGCCCGAGGGCCTCCGGGCGTCCAGCATCATCGCCGGCGGCATGGGCTTCTGCCTGCACAAGTCCGTTCTCTACGCGGCCTGTTGCCGCGCCGTCGGCATCCCCGCCCGGCTGCACTACAGCGACGTCCGCAACCACCTCGCCTCCGACCGGCTGCGCTCCTACATCGGCGGCGACGTCTTCTTCCACGGCCTGGCCACCGTGTATCTCGAAGGCCGCTGGCTCCAGGTGACCCCGGTCTTCAACAAGCTCCTGTGCCGGCTGTACGGGATGACCCCTCTGGAGTTCGACGGCCGCTCCGACAGCCTCTACCACCCCTTCGACGCGCAGGGGCGGCAGAGCATGGAGTTCCTCACCGACCACGGCGACTTCGACGACGTCCCGTACGCGTTCGTGATGGCCACGATGCGCCGCAAGCACCCGAAGTTCCTGGCCGAGGGCGGCACCGGCACCGTCAGCGGCGGCTCACTCGCCGACGAAGCGGCCTGA
- a CDS encoding DMT family transporter, whose product MHWLYLAIAVALEIVVAIAAGKAEGFKNRKWTGITLASGAAATFFLSKALLTFDVGVGYALWTSVAGVGITVLGALFFGQRLNANKAIGILLVIGGVVGLQLSGSA is encoded by the coding sequence ATGCACTGGCTCTACCTCGCCATCGCCGTCGCCCTCGAGATCGTGGTCGCCATCGCCGCCGGAAAGGCCGAGGGCTTCAAGAACCGCAAGTGGACCGGCATCACCCTGGCCAGCGGCGCCGCCGCGACCTTCTTCCTCAGCAAGGCGCTGCTGACCTTCGACGTCGGCGTCGGCTACGCCCTGTGGACGTCCGTCGCGGGCGTCGGTATCACCGTCCTCGGAGCGCTGTTCTTCGGCCAGCGTCTGAACGCGAACAAGGCGATCGGCATTCTCCTCGTCATCGGTGGCGTCGTCGGCCTGCAGCTGAGCGGCTCCGCCTGA
- a CDS encoding MarR family winged helix-turn-helix transcriptional regulator translates to MTIHKQPRAASDQTMWEAVLGLHAFVERQLAHTLQRRYGVGLSEYRALEALTQAENGECRMQELADHIGLGQSSVTRLVGRLDSAGYAYKDNCADDKRGVFAVITDEGRKHYQDARATYADVLSSALNTASADDQLARAVQALRSAA, encoded by the coding sequence ATGACGATCCACAAGCAGCCGCGCGCCGCCTCCGACCAGACCATGTGGGAGGCCGTCCTCGGCCTGCACGCCTTCGTGGAGCGTCAGCTCGCACACACCCTGCAGCGGCGCTACGGCGTCGGCCTCTCCGAGTACCGCGCCCTGGAGGCCCTCACCCAGGCCGAGAACGGCGAATGCCGCATGCAGGAGCTCGCGGACCACATCGGCCTGGGCCAGAGCTCCGTAACCCGGCTGGTGGGGCGGCTGGACAGCGCCGGCTACGCCTACAAGGACAACTGCGCCGACGACAAGCGCGGGGTCTTCGCCGTCATCACCGACGAGGGCCGCAAGCACTACCAGGACGCCCGCGCCACGTACGCCGACGTCCTCAGCTCGGCCCTCAACACCGCGAGCGCGGACGACCAGCTCGCCCGCGCGGTACAGGCACTGCGCAGCGCCGCCTGA
- a CDS encoding SDR family NAD(P)-dependent oxidoreductase, translated as MALITGASSGIGAAAARHFADEGAAVVLVARRARLVEEVAERIRKDGGRAVAVPGDVTLQADMEQAVAMAVARFGKLDCAFNNAGYASAGTVLHELPDDVFDRTMDVNVRGVWNCLRAQIPAMLPGGAGSVVNTSSVAGVRATSASAPYVAAKHAVIGLTRAAAAEYGEHGIRVNALVVGSTDTEMMDGVLSAGPSVSAGFGGKAIQQRLADPTEIARAAAWLCSDASSFTTGSALAVDGGRTAK; from the coding sequence GTGGCGCTGATCACCGGTGCCTCCAGCGGCATCGGCGCCGCGGCGGCCCGGCACTTCGCCGACGAGGGAGCCGCCGTCGTGCTCGTGGCCCGCAGGGCCCGGCTGGTCGAGGAGGTGGCCGAACGCATAAGGAAGGACGGCGGCCGGGCGGTGGCCGTACCGGGCGACGTCACCCTCCAGGCGGACATGGAGCAGGCCGTGGCCATGGCGGTCGCCCGGTTCGGCAAGCTCGACTGCGCCTTCAACAACGCCGGTTACGCCAGCGCCGGAACGGTTCTGCACGAACTCCCCGACGACGTCTTCGACCGCACCATGGACGTCAACGTGCGCGGCGTGTGGAACTGTCTGCGCGCCCAGATACCCGCCATGCTGCCGGGCGGAGCCGGCTCCGTCGTCAACACCTCCAGCGTCGCGGGCGTGCGCGCCACCTCCGCCTCCGCGCCCTACGTGGCCGCGAAGCACGCGGTCATCGGGCTGACCAGGGCGGCAGCCGCCGAGTACGGCGAGCACGGCATCCGCGTCAACGCGCTCGTGGTGGGCAGCACCGACACGGAGATGATGGACGGCGTCCTGTCGGCCGGACCCTCCGTGAGCGCCGGCTTCGGCGGCAAGGCGATCCAGCAGCGCCTCGCCGACCCGACCGAGATCGCCCGCGCCGCCGCCTGGCTCTGCTCGGACGCCTCGTCCTTCACCACCGGATCCGCCCTCGCGGTGGACGGCGGCAGAACAGCGAAGTGA
- a CDS encoding ScbR family autoregulator-binding transcription factor, which produces MALKQERAEQTRRALLLAAAEVFDEHGYAGASITRILKRAGVTAGALYFHFGSKEDLAKAVMNSQPDTLVPLIAASGLQRLIDLTLVWSWQLQRDPLLRAGVRLTNEQSSIGDSLNSDPYEKFRGIMSSCLDEAREHGELQPGIEPIVVAEFVISACTGMQMYSNVVSGRRDLPERTQQMWNLLLPGIAVPAVITRAEAAPARGAAMMP; this is translated from the coding sequence ATGGCACTGAAGCAAGAGCGGGCAGAACAGACCCGTCGAGCACTCCTGCTCGCAGCGGCGGAGGTCTTCGACGAGCACGGCTACGCGGGGGCCAGCATCACGCGCATCCTCAAGCGCGCCGGGGTGACGGCGGGGGCGCTCTACTTCCACTTCGGCTCCAAGGAGGACCTGGCCAAGGCGGTGATGAACAGCCAGCCGGACACCCTCGTCCCGCTGATCGCCGCCAGCGGACTGCAGCGGCTCATCGACCTCACCCTCGTGTGGTCGTGGCAGTTGCAGCGCGACCCGCTGCTCCGGGCCGGCGTGCGGCTGACGAACGAACAGTCCTCCATCGGCGACTCCCTGAACTCCGACCCGTACGAGAAGTTCCGCGGGATCATGAGCTCGTGCCTCGACGAGGCGCGGGAGCACGGCGAGTTGCAGCCGGGGATCGAACCGATCGTGGTCGCGGAGTTCGTGATCTCCGCCTGTACCGGGATGCAGATGTACTCCAACGTCGTCAGCGGCCGCAGGGACCTTCCCGAGCGCACCCAGCAGATGTGGAACCTGCTGCTCCCGGGCATCGCGGTCCCGGCCGTGATCACCCGCGCCGAAGCGGCCCCGGCCCGCGGCGCCGCGATGATGCCCTGA
- a CDS encoding AMP-binding protein: MQEKPDSTALVFAGRRITYAELDRLTHPAAGDLDGAGFGSVRALCVPAHKSPETVALLLAAWRQGINTLVPSPALGAAALSTLIAQAHGPLSAAAVPGGGATLSREEADPTLSDGFSVPDPGESLLTLTTSGSTGVPKLVPVRTEAFDRFGDWATEKFGIDGGTRSLSFSPLNFDLALLDVWTVLEAGGTVVLADAGASGDAGYLRELTRSNEVTLIQGVPLLHRLLAADDARYPTVRTVVFTGEAVSEQGLRDAFAACPAARFHNVFGCTETNDSFIQDIDPAAYVHPLPIGAPIDGTDAVLLIEGPDGTEVLRGPGTGELLVHTPFQTCGYLEQARNAQAFMPDPRGGGAMFYRTGDLVHRDADGRYFLQGRTDFQVKVRGVRTNTLEVETVLGAHPDVVEAAVVALPCPEAGTRLHAEVVRRDGTSLSSLGLRAYAAKHLPRHAVPSSVGLACTPLPKTATGKPDRNSIKKTQLNGDV, translated from the coding sequence GTGCAGGAAAAGCCCGACAGCACCGCGCTCGTCTTCGCCGGCCGGCGGATCACCTACGCGGAGCTCGACCGGCTGACCCACCCCGCCGCCGGGGACCTCGACGGCGCCGGCTTCGGATCCGTACGCGCCCTGTGCGTTCCGGCCCACAAGTCGCCGGAGACCGTCGCCCTGCTGCTGGCGGCCTGGCGCCAGGGGATCAACACCCTGGTCCCGTCGCCAGCCCTGGGCGCCGCCGCCCTGTCCACGCTCATCGCCCAGGCCCACGGCCCGCTGTCGGCCGCCGCGGTTCCCGGCGGCGGTGCGACCCTGTCGCGGGAGGAGGCCGACCCCACCCTGTCGGACGGCTTCAGCGTCCCCGACCCCGGGGAGTCGCTGCTGACCCTCACCACCTCCGGCTCCACCGGCGTACCCAAGCTCGTCCCGGTCCGCACCGAGGCCTTCGACCGCTTCGGCGACTGGGCCACGGAGAAGTTCGGGATCGACGGCGGCACCCGATCGCTGAGCTTCTCGCCGCTCAACTTCGACCTGGCCCTGCTCGACGTCTGGACCGTGCTGGAGGCCGGCGGCACCGTCGTGCTGGCCGACGCCGGAGCCAGCGGGGACGCCGGCTATCTGCGCGAGCTCACCCGGAGCAACGAGGTGACCCTGATCCAGGGGGTTCCGCTGCTGCACCGGCTCCTGGCCGCGGACGACGCCCGCTATCCGACGGTCCGCACGGTCGTGTTCACCGGGGAGGCCGTCTCCGAGCAGGGGCTGCGGGACGCGTTCGCCGCCTGCCCGGCCGCCCGCTTCCACAACGTCTTCGGCTGTACGGAGACCAACGACAGCTTCATCCAGGACATCGATCCGGCCGCGTACGTGCACCCGCTGCCCATCGGCGCCCCGATCGACGGCACCGACGCCGTGCTGCTGATCGAGGGACCCGACGGCACCGAGGTCCTGCGCGGGCCCGGCACCGGCGAACTGCTGGTGCACACGCCCTTCCAGACGTGCGGATATCTGGAACAGGCCCGCAACGCCCAGGCGTTCATGCCCGACCCGCGGGGCGGCGGCGCCATGTTCTACCGCACCGGCGACCTCGTCCACCGCGACGCCGACGGCCGCTACTTCCTCCAGGGCCGTACCGACTTCCAGGTCAAGGTGCGCGGCGTGCGCACCAACACCCTGGAGGTCGAGACCGTCCTCGGAGCGCATCCGGACGTCGTCGAGGCCGCCGTCGTCGCCCTGCCCTGCCCCGAGGCCGGCACCCGGCTGCACGCCGAAGTGGTGCGCCGGGACGGCACCTCCCTCAGCTCACTGGGCCTGCGGGCGTACGCGGCGAAGCACCTGCCGCGCCACGCCGTGCCCAGCTCGGTGGGGCTCGCCTGCACCCCGCTGCCGAAGACCGCGACCGGCAAACCGGACCGCAATTCGATCAAGAAGACCCAACTGAACGGAGACGTCTGA
- a CDS encoding ScbA/BarX family gamma-butyrolactone biosynthesis protein, translating into MHQWQVHKLRREEVLLTSWAETNPGCYEVTARWPRGHAFYRPSGGSYDPMLIAESVRQTVPLLSHAVHDVPREFKQAWEDYSFAVEPSASLVTTVEEEVRLAVSCSDVVRRGSRFAGMTMRVDIHLGERLMGTARTRFNNQPAAIYRRLRGSYADTEEALAACLPAGPPVEPHRVGRDSPADVVLSPAPGMAPGRWMLRVDPGHPVLFDHAVDHVPGMLLLEAARQAAHAAVDGASTVTGMRTDFARYVELDAPAVVVAGDPVPDGTGRSRVNVSIEQHGVRVFTSEVNVQRPTGL; encoded by the coding sequence GTGCACCAGTGGCAGGTGCACAAACTTCGGAGAGAGGAAGTCCTGCTCACGTCGTGGGCCGAGACGAATCCGGGATGCTACGAAGTCACCGCGCGCTGGCCCCGGGGGCACGCCTTCTACCGTCCGTCGGGGGGGTCGTACGACCCGATGCTGATCGCCGAGAGCGTGCGCCAGACGGTCCCCCTGCTGTCCCACGCCGTGCACGACGTCCCGCGGGAGTTCAAGCAGGCGTGGGAGGACTACAGCTTCGCGGTGGAGCCGTCGGCGTCGCTGGTCACCACCGTCGAGGAAGAGGTGCGCCTGGCGGTGTCCTGCTCGGACGTGGTCCGCCGCGGCAGCAGGTTCGCCGGTATGACGATGCGCGTCGACATCCACCTGGGGGAGCGGCTGATGGGCACCGCGCGCACCCGCTTCAACAACCAGCCCGCGGCCATATACCGGCGACTGCGCGGGAGTTACGCGGACACCGAGGAAGCGCTCGCCGCCTGCCTCCCGGCCGGCCCGCCCGTGGAACCGCACCGGGTGGGCCGGGACTCCCCGGCCGACGTGGTGCTCTCACCGGCGCCGGGCATGGCGCCGGGCCGCTGGATGTTACGGGTGGATCCCGGGCACCCGGTGCTGTTCGACCACGCCGTCGACCACGTGCCCGGGATGCTTCTCCTCGAAGCCGCCCGACAGGCCGCGCACGCCGCCGTCGACGGCGCGTCGACGGTCACCGGGATGCGGACGGACTTCGCGCGGTACGTCGAACTCGACGCCCCCGCCGTCGTCGTGGCCGGCGACCCCGTTCCCGACGGCACGGGCCGCAGCCGTGTGAACGTGTCGATCGAGCAGCACGGCGTCCGCGTCTTCACCTCCGAGGTGAACGTCCAGAGGCCGACCGGCCTGTAG
- a CDS encoding acyl-CoA dehydrogenase family protein yields the protein MAAEKAPDTYGITAPYGDELNDDVTHWDRIGEFPHDKWKPLQRSGLFTLPFAPEYGGAGRTLTETMAALEGLGHTSRDAGLNFSASTQIVSVGIPLQAFGSEELRGRYLPQVTSGEAITAHAITEPSHGSDVMNIRTTAVREGDEYVLNGGKMFITNAPVAGLFLLYVRTGKPGAFGLSTFLAERDTPGLTVGEPLETMGLRTSPISEVTLEDVRLPVGNRLGSEGAGFLIMDYVMKREVLFSFAVNLGEMTHRLKRVVEHATTRQQFGSAIGKNQAVAHKIADMRIAVETARKWLYDTGLKVQQGKDASLDVAATKIVVSEANQLTAQHAIQIFGARGYLTGTGIERELRNATAGSIYSGTNEIQRNCIAALMGL from the coding sequence ATGGCAGCAGAGAAGGCCCCGGACACGTACGGCATCACAGCGCCCTACGGTGACGAGCTGAACGACGACGTCACCCACTGGGACCGGATCGGCGAGTTCCCGCACGACAAGTGGAAGCCGCTGCAACGGTCCGGTCTGTTCACCCTCCCCTTCGCCCCGGAGTACGGCGGCGCCGGCCGGACCCTCACCGAGACCATGGCGGCGCTGGAGGGCCTCGGCCACACCAGCCGGGACGCCGGCCTCAACTTCTCGGCGTCCACGCAGATCGTCAGCGTCGGCATCCCGCTCCAGGCGTTCGGCTCCGAGGAGCTGCGCGGGCGCTATCTGCCGCAGGTCACCTCCGGCGAGGCCATCACCGCGCACGCGATCACCGAGCCGAGCCACGGCTCGGACGTGATGAACATCCGGACCACCGCCGTCCGCGAGGGCGACGAGTACGTCCTCAACGGCGGCAAGATGTTCATCACCAACGCCCCCGTGGCCGGCCTCTTCCTGCTCTACGTCCGCACCGGCAAGCCGGGCGCCTTCGGGCTGAGCACCTTCCTCGCCGAGCGCGACACCCCGGGCCTCACGGTCGGCGAGCCGCTGGAGACGATGGGGCTCCGCACCTCCCCGATCAGCGAGGTCACGCTGGAGGACGTACGGCTGCCCGTCGGCAACCGGCTGGGCAGCGAGGGCGCCGGCTTCCTGATCATGGACTACGTGATGAAGCGGGAGGTCCTCTTCTCCTTCGCCGTGAACCTCGGCGAGATGACCCACCGCCTGAAGCGGGTGGTCGAACACGCCACCACCCGGCAGCAGTTCGGCAGCGCCATCGGCAAGAACCAGGCGGTCGCCCACAAGATCGCCGACATGAGGATCGCCGTGGAGACGGCCCGCAAGTGGCTGTACGACACGGGCCTCAAGGTCCAGCAGGGCAAGGACGCTTCCCTGGACGTCGCCGCCACCAAGATCGTGGTCAGCGAGGCCAACCAGCTCACCGCCCAGCACGCCATCCAGATATTCGGCGCCCGCGGTTATCTGACCGGCACGGGCATCGAGCGCGAGCTGCGCAACGCCACCGCCGGCTCCATCTACTCCGGCACCAACGAAATCCAGCGCAACTGCATCGCCGCCCTGATGGGCCTGTGA
- a CDS encoding DMT family transporter: protein MSNAAKSSTNAWLSLLLAGGFEIGYALAVGGSEGFTVLTWSLVAVVFFLLTLYALSLALRTIDVSIGYAVWAGIGAVGAAVLGPFFFDETLTLAKGIWLAVIIVGVIWLKLADRTKPEAATAPRSEQIADRPSAVQV from the coding sequence ATGTCCAACGCAGCCAAGAGCTCCACCAACGCCTGGCTCTCCCTCCTGCTCGCCGGAGGCTTCGAGATCGGGTACGCGCTCGCCGTCGGCGGCAGCGAGGGCTTCACCGTTCTGACCTGGTCCCTGGTCGCGGTGGTGTTCTTCCTGCTGACGCTCTACGCACTGAGCCTCGCCCTCCGCACGATCGACGTGAGCATCGGCTACGCCGTCTGGGCGGGAATCGGCGCGGTCGGCGCCGCGGTGCTCGGCCCGTTCTTCTTCGACGAGACCCTCACCCTGGCCAAGGGCATCTGGCTGGCCGTCATCATCGTCGGGGTCATCTGGCTGAAGCTCGCCGACCGCACGAAGCCCGAGGCGGCCACCGCGCCCCGCTCCGAGCAGATCGCGGACCGGCCCAGTGCGGTTCAGGTCTGA